The Kluyvera intermedia genome window below encodes:
- the gsiA gene encoding glutathione ABC transporter ATP-binding protein GsiA codes for MPHSAELDASQVLSLQNLNVAFRQDKQSVRVVNQLSLTLNRGETLAIVGESGSGKSVTALALMRLLEQSRGQVSCDHMLLRRRNREVVDLRSQTPAQMRGIRGADVAMIFQEPMTSLNPVFTIGEQIAESIRLHQGMGREDALAEAKKMLDKVRIPEAQTVLSRYPHQLSGGMRQRVMIAMALSCRPAVLIADEPTTALDVTIQAQILQLIDVLQKEMSMGVIFITHDMGVVAEIADRVLVMHQGEAVETGSVEDIFNAPQHPYTKRLLAAVPRLGAMRGSDYPKSFLDVNAPTIEPQPQNTVVAGEPILQVRDLVTRFPLRGGLLNRVTREVHAVENVSFDLWPGETLSLVGESGCGKSTTGRALLRLVESQSGTITFNGERIDTLDARELQPLRRDIQFIFQDPYASLDPRHTVGFSIMEPLRIHGVLKGEALQQRVEWLLQRVGLLPEHAWRYPHEFSGGQRQRICIARALALEPKVVIADESVSALDVSIRAQIINLLLSLQRDMGIAFLFISHDMAVVERISHRVAVMYRGRIVEMGSRRAIFENPQHPYTRKLLAAVPVADPAHRRPQRVLLSDELPGNIYKRGEVVEPIALQQVSPGHFVAREPASSALVNR; via the coding sequence GTGCCACATTCCGCCGAACTTGACGCTTCGCAGGTACTGAGTCTTCAGAACCTGAATGTGGCGTTTCGTCAGGACAAACAGTCCGTTCGCGTCGTCAATCAACTCTCATTGACGCTTAATCGTGGTGAGACGCTGGCGATTGTCGGCGAGTCGGGTTCGGGAAAATCGGTGACGGCACTGGCGCTGATGCGTCTGCTGGAACAGTCCCGTGGACAGGTTTCCTGCGACCATATGCTGCTGCGGCGGCGTAACCGTGAGGTGGTTGACCTGCGGTCGCAGACGCCTGCACAGATGCGTGGCATCCGCGGGGCGGATGTGGCAATGATTTTTCAGGAGCCGATGACCTCGCTTAACCCGGTGTTTACCATCGGTGAGCAGATTGCCGAGTCGATTCGTTTGCATCAGGGCATGGGGCGTGAAGACGCGCTGGCCGAGGCGAAAAAAATGCTCGATAAGGTGCGGATCCCTGAAGCGCAGACGGTGCTTTCGCGTTACCCGCATCAGCTCTCTGGCGGGATGCGTCAACGTGTCATGATTGCGATGGCGCTGTCGTGCCGTCCGGCGGTGCTGATTGCCGACGAACCGACCACCGCGCTGGATGTCACCATCCAGGCGCAAATTCTCCAGCTGATTGACGTGCTGCAAAAAGAGATGTCGATGGGGGTGATTTTCATCACTCACGATATGGGCGTGGTGGCGGAAATTGCTGACCGGGTTTTGGTTATGCATCAAGGCGAAGCGGTAGAAACCGGCAGCGTGGAGGATATCTTCAATGCCCCACAGCACCCTTACACCAAGCGCTTGTTGGCAGCGGTTCCTCGGTTGGGCGCGATGCGCGGTAGCGATTATCCGAAAAGCTTCTTGGATGTGAACGCTCCGACGATTGAACCTCAACCACAAAATACCGTCGTGGCAGGGGAGCCCATTCTCCAGGTACGCGATCTGGTTACCCGTTTTCCATTGCGCGGTGGCCTGCTAAACCGCGTGACCCGTGAAGTGCATGCGGTGGAAAACGTCAGTTTTGATCTCTGGCCGGGCGAGACGTTGTCGCTGGTGGGCGAGTCGGGCTGTGGCAAATCAACCACCGGACGCGCGTTGCTGCGGTTGGTTGAGTCGCAGAGCGGCACCATCACCTTTAACGGTGAACGCATTGATACGCTTGATGCTCGCGAGCTGCAACCGCTGCGCCGCGATATCCAGTTCATCTTCCAGGATCCCTACGCGTCGCTTGACCCGCGCCATACGGTGGGATTCTCGATTATGGAGCCGCTGCGTATTCACGGCGTCCTGAAAGGTGAGGCGCTACAGCAGCGGGTGGAGTGGTTATTACAGCGTGTCGGCTTGTTGCCTGAGCACGCGTGGCGTTACCCGCATGAGTTTTCCGGCGGACAGCGCCAGCGTATTTGCATCGCGCGGGCGCTGGCACTTGAGCCGAAAGTCGTGATTGCCGATGAGTCCGTCTCGGCGCTGGACGTGTCGATTCGCGCGCAGATTATTAATCTGCTGCTCTCTTTGCAGCGTGATATGGGCATTGCGTTCCTGTTTATTTCGCATGATATGGCAGTGGTGGAACGCATTAGCCACCGCGTGGCGGTGATGTATCGCGGGCGGATTGTGGAAATGGGTTCGCGCCGCGCTATCTTTGAAAACCCGCAGCATCCGTATACCCGCAAGCTTCTGGCCGCGGTGCCGGTTGCTGATCCTGCGCATCGTCGCCCGCAGCGTGTATTGCTGTCGGACGAACTGCCGGGGAATATCTACAAACGGGGTGAAGTCGTCGAACCGATAGCTTTGCAACAGGTCTCGCCGGGGCATTTTGTCGCCCGCGAGCCGGCAAGCAGTGCGCTAGTAAATCGATAA
- the iaaA gene encoding beta-aspartyl-peptidase: protein MGKAVIAIHGGAGAISRHQLSAQKEHEYVTALSDIVESVQRMLEEGASALDAVTEAVRQLEECPLFNAGIGSVFTAAETHELDACVMDGHSLEAGAVAGVKHLRNPILAARSVLENSPHVMMIGEGAEAFAQAQGMELVNNSLFSTDARFQQLQQARSNGEFILDHDASPLDERQKMGTVGAVARDINGNLAAATSTGGMTNKLPGRVGDSPLVGAGCYANNASVAVSCTGTGEVFIRTLAAYDIAALMEYGNLSLFEACERVVMEKLPALGGSGGLIAIDREGNVVLPFNSEGMYRAWAYAGDTPTIGIYRE, encoded by the coding sequence ATGGGCAAGGCAGTCATTGCGATTCACGGCGGTGCCGGAGCAATAAGTCGTCATCAACTTTCAGCGCAAAAAGAGCACGAATACGTGACGGCGCTTTCTGATATTGTCGAAAGTGTTCAACGAATGCTGGAAGAGGGTGCCAGCGCACTGGACGCGGTAACCGAGGCGGTACGCCAGCTGGAGGAGTGTCCGCTGTTTAATGCCGGCATCGGTTCGGTATTTACCGCCGCCGAAACGCATGAGCTGGATGCCTGCGTCATGGACGGTCATTCGCTCGAAGCGGGTGCTGTCGCTGGCGTGAAACATCTGCGTAATCCTATCCTGGCGGCCCGTTCGGTACTGGAGAATAGTCCGCATGTGATGATGATTGGTGAAGGTGCAGAAGCCTTCGCTCAGGCGCAAGGTATGGAACTGGTGAATAATTCCCTGTTCTCCACCGACGCGCGTTTTCAGCAACTTCAGCAAGCGCGGAGTAACGGCGAGTTTATTCTCGACCACGACGCCTCACCGCTCGACGAACGCCAGAAAATGGGCACCGTCGGGGCCGTGGCGCGCGATATCAACGGCAACCTGGCGGCGGCAACGTCCACCGGCGGGATGACCAATAAATTGCCCGGCCGGGTGGGTGACAGCCCGCTTGTCGGGGCGGGATGCTATGCCAATAACGCCAGCGTCGCAGTTTCGTGTACCGGGACCGGCGAGGTGTTTATCCGCACGCTTGCGGCCTACGATATTGCAGCGCTGATGGAGTACGGTAACCTCAGCTTGTTCGAAGCCTGCGAGCGCGTGGTGATGGAAAAACTCCCGGCGCTGGGCGGCAGCGGCGGGCTTATCGCCATCGACCGTGAAGGTAATGTGGTGCTGCCGTTTAACAGCGAAGGAATGTATCGTGCCTGGGCCTATGCCGGCGATACGCCAACTATCGGTATTTACCGGGAATAG
- the moeA gene encoding molybdopterin molybdotransferase MoeA, whose product MDFTAGLIPLDTALTQMLDQITPLHDRESVPLLQAFGRITASDIVSPLDVPGFDNSAMDGYAVRLACLAAQTPLTVAGKAFAGQPFHGEWPVGTCIRIMTGAPIPAGCEAVVMQEETEQTDAGVRFIANVKPGQNIRRRGEDIADGAVVFPAGTRLTVAELPVLASLGIAEVSVVRKIRVALFSTGDELQLPGQPLGDGQIYDTNRLAVHLMLEQLGCEVINLGIIRDDPEQLRQTFIEADKQADVVISSGGVSVGEADYTKTILDELGEISFWKLAIKPGKPFAFGKLSHSWFCGLPGNPVSAALTFYQLVQPLLAKLSACSQATQAPRLRVRTTDTLKKSPGRLDFQRGLLTRNDNGELTVSTTGHQGSHIFSSFSQGNCFIVLERERGRVEAGEWVEVEPFNHLLGGL is encoded by the coding sequence ATGGATTTTACCGCCGGATTGATACCGCTTGATACCGCGCTGACGCAGATGCTAGACCAGATTACCCCGCTGCATGACCGCGAATCAGTCCCGTTGTTGCAGGCGTTCGGCCGCATTACCGCCAGCGATATCGTCTCTCCACTGGACGTACCGGGTTTTGATAACTCGGCGATGGATGGTTATGCGGTGCGCCTGGCCTGTCTTGCGGCGCAAACGCCACTGACCGTCGCGGGTAAAGCCTTTGCAGGGCAACCGTTCCACGGTGAATGGCCTGTAGGCACCTGCATCCGTATTATGACCGGCGCGCCGATTCCTGCGGGCTGTGAAGCCGTGGTGATGCAAGAAGAGACTGAGCAAACCGACGCGGGCGTGCGTTTCATCGCTAACGTCAAGCCGGGGCAGAATATTCGCCGTCGTGGTGAAGACATTGCCGATGGTGCAGTGGTCTTTCCTGCTGGCACTCGCCTGACGGTCGCTGAACTGCCGGTGCTGGCCTCGCTCGGCATTGCAGAGGTGAGCGTCGTTCGTAAAATTCGCGTCGCGCTGTTCTCTACCGGCGATGAACTCCAGTTGCCAGGCCAGCCGTTGGGCGATGGGCAAATTTACGACACCAACCGTCTGGCGGTGCACCTGATGCTCGAACAGCTCGGCTGTGAGGTGATTAACCTCGGCATTATTCGCGACGACCCTGAACAGTTACGCCAAACCTTTATCGAAGCGGATAAGCAAGCGGATGTAGTGATAAGTTCCGGCGGCGTGTCGGTGGGTGAAGCGGATTACACCAAAACGATTCTCGATGAACTGGGCGAAATCAGCTTCTGGAAGTTGGCGATTAAACCGGGCAAACCGTTCGCCTTCGGCAAGCTAAGCCACAGTTGGTTCTGCGGCCTGCCGGGCAATCCGGTATCGGCGGCATTAACGTTCTATCAACTGGTGCAGCCATTGCTGGCTAAGCTCAGTGCATGCAGCCAGGCCACTCAGGCCCCACGTCTGCGCGTGCGCACCACCGACACCCTGAAAAAATCCCCGGGTCGCCTCGATTTCCAGCGCGGTCTGCTGACCCGCAATGACAACGGCGAACTGACGGTATCCACAACCGGCCATCAGGGCTCGCATATTTTCAGCTCCTTTAGCCAGGGTAACTGCTTTATCGTGCTGGAGCGCGAGCGTGGTCGCGTGGAAGCCGGTGAATGGGTTGAGGTTGAGCCGTTTAACCATCTGCTGGGTGGCCTGTAA
- the moeB gene encoding molybdopterin-synthase adenylyltransferase MoeB: MTLELSDAEMLRYNRQIILRDFDFDGQEKLKASCVLVVGLGGLGCAAAQYLAAAGAGFMTLLDFDTVSLSNLQRQTLHSDATLGQPKVDSARDALARINPHTTLVTLNAMLEEEALWALIAEHDAVLDCTDNVAIRNQLNAGCFQHKIPLVSGAAIRMEGQISVFTYQDGEPCYRCLSRLFGENALTCVEAGVMAPLVGVIGSMQAMEAIKVLAHYGTPAAGKIVMYDAMRCQFREMKLMRNPTCEVCGQAATDHSL; encoded by the coding sequence ATGACCCTGGAGCTAAGCGATGCCGAGATGCTGCGTTATAACCGGCAAATCATCCTGCGGGATTTTGATTTTGACGGTCAGGAGAAGCTGAAGGCATCGTGCGTATTGGTGGTGGGGCTTGGCGGTTTAGGCTGCGCAGCGGCGCAGTATCTGGCGGCGGCGGGTGCAGGGTTTATGACGCTGCTCGATTTTGACACCGTGTCACTCTCCAATCTGCAACGACAAACGCTGCACAGCGATGCCACTCTCGGCCAGCCAAAGGTTGACTCCGCGCGTGATGCGCTGGCGCGCATTAACCCGCACACTACGCTGGTTACCCTGAATGCGATGCTTGAAGAAGAAGCGCTGTGGGCGCTGATTGCCGAGCATGATGCCGTGCTCGACTGTACCGACAACGTCGCCATTCGTAACCAGCTTAACGCCGGTTGCTTCCAACATAAAATCCCACTGGTTTCCGGTGCAGCAATTCGCATGGAAGGCCAGATTTCGGTCTTTACATATCAGGACGGTGAGCCTTGTTATCGCTGCCTGAGCCGCCTGTTCGGTGAGAATGCGTTGACCTGCGTGGAAGCGGGTGTGATGGCACCGTTGGTAGGCGTGATTGGGTCGATGCAGGCGATGGAAGCGATTAAAGTGCTGGCCCATTACGGCACGCCAGCGGCGGGTAAAATCGTGATGTATGACGCGATGCGCTGTCAGTTTCGAGAGATGAAGCTGATGCGTAACCCGACGTGTGAAGTGTGTGGCCAGGCAGCAACAGATCACTCATTGTAG
- the fsa gene encoding fructose-6-phosphate aldolase, translating into MELYLDTSDVVAVKKLARVFPLAGVTTNPSIVAAGKKSLDVLLPELYEAMGGKGRLFAQVMATTADGMVADAHKLRAIIPDLVVKVPVTAEGLAAIKLLKAEEIPTLGTAVYGAAQGLLSALAGAEYVAPYVNRMDAQGGNGIQTVAELQDLLTLHAPQSKVLAASFKTPRQALDCLLAGCQSITLPLDVAQQLISYPAVDAAVAKFEQDWQTAFGRTSL; encoded by the coding sequence ATGGAACTCTATCTAGACACCTCCGACGTAGTGGCTGTGAAGAAACTGGCGCGCGTGTTCCCACTGGCGGGCGTGACCACTAATCCGAGTATTGTGGCTGCCGGGAAAAAGTCGCTGGACGTGCTGTTGCCAGAATTGTATGAAGCAATGGGCGGCAAAGGGCGCTTGTTTGCGCAGGTGATGGCGACGACCGCTGACGGCATGGTGGCTGACGCGCATAAGCTGCGGGCAATTATCCCCGATCTGGTAGTGAAAGTGCCGGTAACGGCGGAAGGACTGGCAGCGATTAAATTGCTGAAAGCCGAAGAAATCCCTACGTTGGGCACCGCGGTCTATGGCGCTGCGCAGGGGCTGCTGTCGGCATTAGCGGGCGCCGAATACGTAGCACCGTATGTAAACCGTATGGATGCGCAGGGCGGTAACGGGATCCAGACCGTGGCTGAGTTGCAGGATTTATTGACGCTGCATGCGCCGCAGTCAAAAGTGCTGGCGGCGAGCTTTAAAACCCCGCGTCAGGCGCTGGATTGCCTGCTGGCAGGGTGTCAGTCGATTACCCTGCCGCTGGATGTGGCGCAACAGCTCATCAGCTATCCGGCAGTAGATGCCGCGGTGGCGAAGTTTGAGCAGGACTGGCAGACGGCGTTTGGACGGACGTCGCTGTAA